A portion of the Pagrus major chromosome 8, Pma_NU_1.0 genome contains these proteins:
- the mov10l1 gene encoding RNA helicase Mov10l1 produces the protein MLTAVRCMLSKLVSPLWRAVEVDGEDIFSGASGTEDIRHLRGSVVTQLCLDYGMIDDVIYFTSGEVLGGMPVKVGDLVDGVAVRDGAQGGWKALRVEKSADAWEDGGRTSLEADSMQLRPLIGTVTSFDGDGGYINQTTYFPRYSLWEGYEPMKGDWIQAKYFIDPTQWTTQAQSVAPLRYCRLDQVHVTSVYGNNGVVEDSVFFSLDSLLLPANYQPLPGHLVNLVMVESSQSLYTWRALCMAPCQQSVHVFAKPLPEAELQKILENKGDLDVTDYGQFREMMIGEKGELVLWIQNKGSDTHTLKCCDFAGWDSKEQFTLVSVKESAPLRQKQQQLQENCSESENCSDAKEVDKDNGKVLKETIHSPGVRREEREVDIPPGERLSIVVACQAKSLGSCAELLLLHFSSFTIGRRLEVTVGSEEENLLQPSVPYSPSDLRTVPSMSGHVVTVSAPKDPPRLPKRRLPNFLLHYPLPQALRDCVESQNDVLVFQPCLGEVLSPRNMHSRFSALLWLEELHAEREMREFTINGALLRKGAGSLHLDVPGLAEGRPSLSIGDKIVLKKPQSNGVVMEYVSYVIEIHDENVSLRVNSEFQHRYLGEPLDVEFTYNRLTMRRCHNALDQTKPFVDILFPTRVTPQPPQWTGEWIEDPDQNKIMNDNEAPAMENGKVSTVSIDMKSKATQTKDGILPSKPIPSKGHFFNPDLNPPQREAVKSILAGECRPTPYVLFGPPGTGKTITLIEAILQVYHFVPSSRILVCTPSNSAADLICVRLHHSGFLQSASLARVNASCRQEEAIPEVLRLYSRAGEDIRHACFNRIVVSTCSSAGMFQNMRLQVGHFTHVFLDEAGQATEPESLIPISLVSEKDGQIVLAGDPCQLGPVVKSKLAAAFGLGVSLLERLMANPLYSRHDWGYNPKLVTKLIYNYRSHETLLTLPSKLFYQGELCFKASKATVESLCQWKTLPKKGFPLLLHGVRGTEMREGNNPSWFNPVEAVQVMLYCCQLAKKLYNPVDVSDIGIIAPYKKQCEKIRVLLGKVGLSDIKVGSVEEFQGQEFLVIILSTVRSNESVESDDLQNALGFLSNPKRFNVAVTRPKALLIIVGNPHILIRDPCFRVLLQYCFINGAYLGCDPPPSLRDSQIVAEEKKSA, from the exons ATGCTTACTGCTGTGCGGTGTATGCTGTCTAAGCTGGTTTCTCCATTGTGGAGAGCAGTAGAGGTGGATGGGGAAGACATTTTCTCAGGTGCATCAG GCACGGAGGACATTCGCCACCTGCGGGGCAGTGTGGTAACCCAGCTGTGCCTTGACTATGGCATGATAGACGATGTAATCTACTTCACAAGTGGAGAGGTGTTGGGAGGGATGCCGGTGAAAGTAGGGGATCTTGTAGACGGCGTAGCGGTACGAGATGGTGCCCAAGGGGGATGGAAAGCTTTAAGG GTAGAGAAGAGTGCAGATGCTtgggaggatggaggaagaACCTCCCTAGAAGCTGACAGTATGCAGCTGCGGCCTCTCATTGGCACAGTCACATCTTTTGATGGAGATGGCGGCTACATAAACCAGACCACATACTTCCCACGCTACAGTCTTTGGGAAG GTTATGAGCCAATGAAAGGAGACTGGATCCAAGCTAAATATTTTATCGATCCTACCCAGTGGACCACCCAGGCTCAATCTGTGGCCCCTTTACGCTATTGCCGCCTAGACCAG GTGCATGTGACCAGCGTGTATGGTAACAACGGAGTGGTGGAGGACAGTGTGTTCTTCAGTCTGgactctctgctgctgcctgccaACTATCAGCCTTTGCCAGGGCACCTGGTCAACCTTGTGATGGTGGAAAGCAGTCAGTCCCTCTACACTTGGAGGGCCCTGTGTATGGCACCCTGCCAACAGAG TGTACATGTCTTTGCTAAACCTCTCCCAGAGGCTGAACTCCAGAAAATTTTGGAAAACAAAGGGGATCTGGATGTAACGGACTATGGCCAGTTTCGGGAAATGATGATTGGGGAGAAAGGAGAACTGGTGTTGTGGATACA AAATAAAGGCTCAGATACCCATACCCTGAAGTGCTGTGACTTTGCTGGCTGGGACTCAAAAGAACAGTTCACCCTGGTTAGTGTCAAAGAGTCCGCACCactgagacagaaacaacagcagTTGCAAGAAAACTGCTCAGAGTCTGAAAACTGCTCTGATGCAAAAGAAGTAGACAAAGATAATGGCAAGGTGCTGAAGGAGACTATCCATTCCCCTGGCGTAAGGCGAGAGGAAAGGGAGGTGGATATTCCACCAGGAGAGAGGCTGTCTATTGTAGTAGCCTGCCAAGCAAA GAGCCTGGGAAGCTGTGCTGAACTGCTGTTGCTGCACTTCTCCTCTTTCACCATCGGGAGGCGCCTGGAGGTCACAGTGGGCAGTGAAGAGGAGAACCTGCTGCAGCCGTCTGTGCCCTACAGTCCCAGTGATTTGCGCACAGTCCCCTCGATGTCGGGTCACGTGGTCACTGTTTCTGCTCCAAAAGACCCCCCcag GCTACCTAAGCGACGGTTGCCAAACTTCCTGCTTCACTACCCACTGCCCCAGGCTCTCAGAGACTGTGTGGAGTCACAGAATGACGTGCTGGTATTTCAGCCCTGCTTAGGAGAG GTGCTGTCACCACGCAACATGCATTCACGTTTCTCCGCCCTTCTCTGGCTGGAAGAGCTGCATGCAGAGAGGGAAATGAGAGAATTCACAATCAACGGGGCCCTTCTCAGGAAAGGAGCAGGCTCTTTGCACCTAGATGTTCCTGGGTTGGCTGAAGGCAGACCCAGTCTCAGTATAG GTGACAAAATAGTTCTGAAGAAACCACAGAGCAACGGTGTGGTAATGGAGTACGTTAGTTATGTCATAGAG ATCCATGATGAGAATGTCAGTTTGAGAGTGAACTCAGAGTTTCAGCACAGATACCTCGGAGAGCCACTTGATGTTGAATTTACCTACAACAG ATTGACCATGAGACGGTGTCACAACGCGCTTGACCAGACAAAACCGTTTGTGGACA TTCTCTTCCCCACTAGAGTGACTCCTCAGCCCCCTCAGTGGACAGGAGAGTGGATAGAGGACccagaccaaaacaaaataatgaatgacAATGAG GCTCCAGCCATGGAGAATGGAAAGGTGTCAACCGTTTCTATCGATATGAAGTCTAAGGCCACACAGACTAAAG ATGGTATCCTACCATCCAAACCCATCCCCAGCAAAGGGCACTTCTTTAACCCAGACCTGAACCCCCCTCAGAGAGAGGCAGTGAAGAGCATCCTGGCAGGAGAGTGTCGGCCCACTCCCTATGTGCTATTTGGACCTCCAGGCACAGGAAAGACCATCACCCTCATAGAGGCCATACTACAG GTTTACCACTTTGTGCCCAGCAGTCGCATACTCGTTTGTACTCCTTCCAACAGTGCTGCTGACCTCATCTGCGTTCGCCTGCATCACAGTGGCTTCCTGCAGTCTGCAAGTTTGGCCCGTGTGAATGCGTCCTGTAGGCAGGAAGAG GCCATCCCAGAAGTGCTGAGACTGTACTCGAGGGCAGGAGAAGACATCCGTCATGCTTGCTTCAACAGGATTGTGGTCAGCACCTGCTCCAGTGCTGGGATGTTCCAAAATATGCGACTGCA AGTGGGACATTTTACCCACGTGTTTCTGGATGAAGCTGGCCAGGCTACAGAACCAGAGTCCTTGATCCCCATAAGTCTTGTATCAGAAAAAGATGGACAG ATAGTGTTGGCTGGAGACCCCTGTCAGTTAGGTCCAGTAGTGAAATCCAAGCTGGCTGCTGCCTTTGGCCTGGGGGTGTCTTTGTTGGAGAGGCTAATGGCCAACCCACTGTATTCCAGACATGACTGGGGATACAACCCTAAGCTG GTGACTAAGCTGATCTACAACTACCGTTCTCATGAGACCTTGCTCACGCTGCCCTCCAAGCTCTTCTACCAGGGCGAACTGTGTTTTAAAGCCTCTAAGGCCACAGTAGAGTCTCTCTGCCAGTGGAAAACCCTGCCCAAAAAAGGCTTCCCACTCCTGCTCCATGGAGTCCGG GGCACAGAAATGAGGGAAGGTAACAACCCATCATGGTTCAACCCAGTGGAGGCTGTACAGGTCATGCTCTACTGCTGCCAGCTGGCCAAGAAGCTCTACAACCCTGTGGATGTCTCCGACATTGGCATCATTGCTCCATACAAGAAACAA TGTGAGAAGATTCGAGTGCTGCTGGGTAAGGTGGGCCTGTCCGACATCAAAGTGGGCTCTGTGGAGGAGTTCCAAGGACAAGAGTTCCTGGTCATCATCTTGTCTACG GTGCGCTCTAATGAATCAGTGGAGAGCGATGATTTGCAGAATGCGCTCGGCTTTCTGTCCAACCCCAAACGGTTCAATGTTGCTGTCACTCGTCCCAAAGCCCTGCTCATAATTGTTGGAAACCCCCACATTCTCATCAGG GATCCATGCTTCAGGGTTCTACTGCAGTACTGTTTCATCAACGGGGCATATCTGGGCTGcgacccccctccctccctgagAGACTCTCAGAT TGttgcagaggagaaaaagagtgCATAA